A stretch of Ammospiza caudacuta isolate bAmmCau1 chromosome 34, bAmmCau1.pri, whole genome shotgun sequence DNA encodes these proteins:
- the SHANK1 gene encoding LOW QUALITY PROTEIN: SH3 and multiple ankyrin repeat domains protein 1 (The sequence of the model RefSeq protein was modified relative to this genomic sequence to represent the inferred CDS: deleted 1 base in 1 codon), with protein sequence MPRTPASSEEEEGARGSEYPEADSDSGSSREGPPGANPGPPRGPSRGPPRPPPEDHFSMMVFRIGIPDLHQTKCLRFDPGAAVWAAKQQLLCALTEGLHDGLNYGLFQPAAAGRDAKFLDEERPLRDYPQSFDQGVPYLEFRYKTRVYKQTNLDEKQLAKLHTKTGLRKFLDYVQHGSAEKVARLLERGLDPNYHDSDSGETPLTLAAQREGPGEVEIIRLLCLGGAHLDFRARDGATALHRAVCTRRYPALLALLDLGGSPNYKDRRGLTPLYHTAMVGGDPRCCELLLYNRAHIGTADENGWQEIHQACQHGHSQHLEHLLFYGAEAAAQNASGNTALHICALYNKESCARILLYRGANKEVKNNSGQTPFQVAVIAGNFELGELIKNHRDSDVVPFQESPQFAGRRREPLRGPLLPPQRLLRANSDTGGGALPEWVLRGPPGAPPAPRPPSGTLRSSSSPRGARARSPSRGRHPEEPRRQPRGRPSSSGLSRDPGPGGTPGGTLGSRGVKRKLYSAVPGRTFLAVRPYQAQGEGELSLSKGERIKVLSVGEGGFWEGQARGRVGWFPSECVEEVPPRTPEGKTESRSDKAKRLFRHYTVGSYDSFDAPSNPRVRPPSPVSSRAPSPVTPVPVPPLLSPRAPSPVTPVSIPPPHQFPLSPNAPSPSRSRSRSRRRSRPGPRCPSRAGGDAAAPPPHAAPAMSRRAPSPRAAPPPPAAPPALSSSWPLLGPPRRSVWYIYSDYIIKEKTVLLQKKDSEGFGFVLRGAKAQTPIEEFTPTPAFPALQYLESVDEGGVAWRAGLRMGDFLIESPPGRSAASLARSSKPPCKDLHARRTPVQGFLRASHTCCTLVGLSGALHAHRKPYFDPSSTTEKKRTVYQMALNKLDEILAAAQQSISAGEGPGAPLGPPLGKGGRPKGFFGTEVGAGKNGGNSGKNWGKFGVPFESHRVGPGGFDRPFLPPGPPTGLMLRQKSIGAPEEERPYLAPPPMCRTWRPPPGRFSRSLSVPGSDEIPPPPTTSPPEPPYTAPPLRRKGPLVKQTKVEGEGQGGGGAPLGGAGGAGGGGADKSSIAIPTIVVKAPSTSSSGRSSRGSSVEAEGGASGGGAPGAGGGASAAPDGPSGVGVGGGVRKGGGGGGAAPPPVATPPSPGLDFTSQFGAALVGAGRREWGAGRRSALFLSTEEDEEGVGGGASGGGGGLGPPPAQPRLRHSKSIDEGMFAAGGGRGRGGRGGAFPRPRPRVPGSPSRRLEPLWGGGPEGRVRFSDAGGGVSLGGGVSAGGGGSPLLSLPPPAPSVDADEELLLAEPLPPPLEFANSFETPPPHAGVAAPPPHRHQDGGPSPRRPSPPPPLTSYDSEVATLTQGGGGGAGGGATHDPRRGGGGGGGGGVSSVGGVILGGGAGAEAGAEAVTDSGIEEPDSRSSSDHPPEPGEGLDGLGEGRRGGRGRVVLRGGRDWGGGGAGEEPALPPLPPLPALALPLPPQQGGHRGGMGAPGWSRAGLEAGFAGRIRLTDSAPPPSSSTTPTKPLPPSSALFPHWPPPPPKPSVGVAVGGDLDVRPPLRRAPSPAPPPSERRGSPAPRPASLPTLPAAHLYGGGGAAGGSSASSYLELRSLSPPRAAAAASITGGPAPAKPFGAKPLAFWSKFDVADWLESLNLGEHRARFLHNEIDGTHLPALTKEDYIDLGVTRVGHRMNIDRALRLFLER encoded by the exons ATGCCGCGCACGCCGGCCTccagcgaggaggaggagggcgcGCGGGGCTCCGAGTACCCCGAGGCCGATTCGGACTCGGGGAGCTCCCGCGAGGGCCCCCCCGGAGCCAACCCCGGCCCCCCCCGGGGACCCTCGCGGGGCCCCCCCCGGCCGCCGCCCGAGGACCATTTCAGCATGATGGTGTTCCGCATCGGCATCCCCGACCTGCACCAGACG AAGTGCCTGCGCTTCGACCCGGGCGCGGCCGTGTGGGCggccaagcagcagctgctgtgcgCGCTGACCGAGGGGCTGCACGACGGCCTCAACTACGGCCTGTTCCAGCCGGCCGCCGCCGGCCGCGACGCCAAGTTCCTGGACGAGGAGCGCCCGCTGCGCGACTACCCCCAGAGCTTCGACCAGGGCGTGCCCTACCTCGAG TTCCGGTACAAGACCCGGGTGTACAAACAAACGAACCTGGACGAGAAACAACTGGCCAAGCTGCACACCAAG ACGGGGCTGCGGAAGTTTCTGGATTACGTCCAGCACGGCTCGGCCGAGAAGGTGGCGCGGCTGCTGGAGCGGGGGCTGGACCCCAACTACCACGACTCCGACTCGGGGG agACGCCGCTGACGCTGGCCGCCCAGCGCGAGGGCCCGGGCGAGGTTGAGATCATCcgcctgctctgcctgggcgGGGCCCACCTGGACTTCCGCGCCCGCGACGGCGCCACGGCGCTGCACCGGGCGGTGTGCACGCGGAGATACCCCGCCCTGCTG GCGCTGCTGGACCTGGGCGGGTCCCCCAACTACAAGGACCGGCGGGGCCTGACCCCCCTGTACCACACGGCCATGGTGGGGGGGGACCCGCGGTGCTGCGAGCTGCTGCTCTACAACCGCGCGCACATCGGCACGGCCGACGAGAACGGCTGGCAGGAGATACaccag gcgTGCCAGCACGGCCACTCGCAGCACTTGGAGCATTTGCTGTTCTACGGCGCCGAGGCGGCGGCACAGAACGCGTCCGGCAACACGGCGCTGCACATCTGCGCCCTCTACAACAAg GAGAGCTGTGCCCGGATCCTGCTGTACCGAGGGGCCAACAAGGAGGTGAAGAACAACAGCGGGCAGACGCCGTtccag GTGGCCGTCATCGCCGGGAACTTCGAGCTGGGGGAGCTCATCAAGAACCACCGGGACAGCGACGTGg TTCCGTTCCAGGAGAGCCCGCAGTTCGCGGGCCGCCGCCGGGAGCCGCTCCGCGGGCCGCTCCTGCCGCCCCAGCGCCTCCTCAGGGCCAACAGCGACACCGGGGGGGGGGCCCTGCCCGAGTGGGTGCTGAGGGGtccccccggagcccccccggCCCCCAGACCCCCCTCGGGGACCCTGCgcagctccagctccccccGGGGGGCTCGGGCCCGCTCCCCGTCCCGGGGCCGGCACCCGGAGGAGCCGCGGaggcagccccggggcaggcCCAG CTCCAGCGGCCTCAGCCGGGACCCCGGCCCGGGGGGGACCCCTGGGGGCACTCTGGGCTCCCGGGGCGTGAAGAGGAAACTTTACTCGGCCGTGCCCGGGAGAACCTTCCTGGCTGTGAGGCCCTACCAGGCGCAGGGCGAGGGCGAGCTCAGCCTCAGCAAGGGAGAGCGCATCAAGG TGCTGAGCGTGGGCGAGGGCGGATTCTGGGAGGGCCAGGCCCGGGGCAGGGTCGGCTGGTTCCCGTCCGAGTGCGTGGAGGAGGTGCCGCCCCGCACCCCCGAGGGGAAAACAG AGTCGCGCAGCGACAAAGCCAAGCGTCTGTTCCGCCACTACACCGTGGGATCCTACGACAGCTTCGACGCccccag tAACCCCCGTGTCCGTCCCCCCTCTCCTGTCTCCtcccgcgccccctccccagtAACCCCCGTGCCCGTCccccctctcctgtccccccgcgccccctccccagtAACCCCCGTGTCCATCCCCCCTCCCCACCAATTCCCGCTGTCCCCCAACGCCCCCTCCCCA AGCCGCtcccggagccgctcccggcgccgctcccggcccgggCCCCGCTGCCCATCGCGGGCGGGGGGCGATGCGgccgcgccccctccccacgCCGCGCCCGCCATGTCCCgccgcgccccctccccgcgCGCCGCGCCCCCTCCCCCTGCCGCGCCCCCCGCGCTCTCCTCCAGCTGGCCCCTGCTGGGACCCCCCCGCCGCAGCGTCTGGTACATCTACAG cGATTACATCATCAAGGAGAAGACGGTGCTGCTGCAGAAGAAGGACAGCGAGGGCTTCGGCTTCGTGCTCAGGGGGGCCAaag CGCAGACCCCCATCGAGGAGTTCACGCCCACCCCGGCCTTCCCGGCCCTGCAGTACCTGGAGTCGGTGGATGAAGGGGGCGTGGCCTGGAGGGCGGGGCTGCGCATGGGCGACTTCCTGATCGAG TCTCCCCCTGGAAGAAGCGCAGCG AGCCTCGCACGCTCATCCAAACCCCCGTGCAAGGATTTGCACGCTCGCCGCACGCCCGTGCAAGGATTTTTACGGGCCTCGCACACTTGCTGCACGCTCGTGGGACTTTCTGGAGCCTTGCACGCTCACCGGAAACCCT ATTTCGACCCCTCCTCAACCACGGAGAAGAAGAGGACGGTCTATCAGATGGCGCTCA ACAAACTGGACGAGATTTTGGCCGCGGCCCAGCAGAGCATCAGCGcgggggaggggccgggggcgcccctgggaccccccctgGGCAAGGGGGGGCGCCCCAAAGGCTTCTTCGGCACCGAGGTGGGCGCGGGCAAAAACGGGGGAAATTCGGgcaaaaattggggaaaattcgg GGTCCCGTTCGAGTCTCACCGGGTGGGGCCGGGGGGCTTCGATCGCCCCTTCCTGCCCCCGGGCCCC CCCACGGGGCTGATGCTGCGCCAGAAATCCATCG GTGCCCCCGAGGAGGAGAGGCCGTACCTGGCGCCCCCCCCCATGt GCCGTACCTGGCGCCCCCCCCCGGGCCGTTTCAGCCGCTCGCTCTCGGTGCCCGGCTCGGACGAGatcccccctccccccacgACGTCGCCCCCCGAGCCGCCCTAcaccgcccct CCGCTGCGGCGGAAGGGGCCGCTGGTGAAGCAGACCAAAGTggagggggaggggcagggagggggcggggcgcccctgggcggggccgggggcgcgggcgggggaggggcggaCAAGAGCTCTATCGCGATACCCACGATCGTCGTCAAGGCGCCCTCGACCTCGAGCTCGGGCCGCTCCAGCCGCGGCAGCAGCGTGGAGGCCGAGGGCGGGGCTTCGGGGGGCGGGGCTCCgggggcagggggcggggcctcggcCGCCCCCGACGGACCCTCGGGGGtcggggtgggggggggggtccgcaagggggggggcgggggaggggcggccccgccccccgtgGCCACGCCCCCCTCGCCGGGATTGGATTTCACCTCGCAGTTCGGGGCGGCGCTGGTGGGGGCGGGGCGGAGGGAGTGGGGGGCGGGGCGTCGCTCCGCGCTCTTCCTCAGCAccgaggaggatgaggagggcgTGGGGGGCGGGGCTtcgggagggggagggggcttgGGCCCGCCCCCCGCCCAGCCGCGATTGCGTCACTCCAAAAGCATCGACGAGGGGATGTTCGCGGccgggggggggcggggccgcggcgggagGGGCGGAGCCTttccccggccccgcccgcgg gTGCCCGGGAGCCCCTCCCGCCGCCTCGAGCCCCTTTGGGGAGGGGGGCCCGAGGGGCGCGTGCGCTTCTCCGACGCCGGGGGCGGGGTCTCGCTGGGGGGCGGGGTCTCggcggggggagggggctcTCCCCTGCTCTCGctgccgccccccgccccctcGGTGGACGCGGacgaggagctgctgctggccgagcccctccccccgcccctGGAGTTCGCCAACAGCTTCGAGACCCCTCCCCCCCACGCGGGGGTCGCGGCCCCTCCCCCGCACCGCCACCAGGACGGGGGCCCCTccccccgccgcccctcccccccccctcc CCTGACCTCGTACGACAGCGAGGTGGCCACGCTGACGCaggggggagggggcggggcggggggcggggccacgcACGACCCCCGccgagggggagggggaggaggagggggcggGGTTTCGTCAGTGGGcggggtcattttggggggcggggccggcgcggaGGCGGGCGCGGAGGCCGTGACGGACTCGGGCATCGAGGAGCCCGACAGCCGCAGCAGCAGCGACCACCCCCCCGAGCCGGGGGAGGGGCTGGACgggctgggggaggggcggcgcggggggcggggccgggtgGTGCTCAGGGGGGGCAGGgactggggagggggcggggcgggggaggagccggcgctgccgcccctcccccccctgCCGGCGCTGGCGCTGCCCCTCCCCCCGCAGCAGGGCGGACACCGAGGGGGGATGGGCGCGCCCGGCTGGAGCCGCGCGGGACTGGAGGCGGGGTTCGCGGGCAGGATCAG GCTCACGGACtccgcccctcccccctcctcctccaccaCGCCCACCAAGCCCCTCCCCCCGAGCTCCGCCCTCTTCCCCCATTGGCCGCCGCCTCCCCCCAAACCCTCGGTGGGCGTGGCCGTGGGCGGAGACCTGGACGTGCGCCCGCCCCTCCGGCGCGCGCCCAGCCCCGCCCCTCCGCCCTCGGAGCGCCGCGGaagccccgccccccgccccgcctcCCTGCCCACCTTACCCGCGGCTCACCTGTACGGAGGGGGAGGAGCCGCAGGGGGAAGCTCCGCCTCTTCTTACCTGGAGCTGCGCTCGCTgtccccgccccgcgccgccgccgccgcgtcAATCAcgggcggccccgcccccgcgaAGCCTTTTGGGGCGAAACCTTTGGCTTTCTGGAGCAAGTTCGACGTGGCGGACTGGCTGGAGTCGCTGAACCTGGGCGAGCACCGGGCGCGCTTCCTGCACAACGAGATCGACGGCACGCACCTGCCCGCGCTCACCAAGGAGGATTACATCGACCTGGGCGTCACCCGCGTCGGGCACCGCATGAACATCGACCGCGCCCTGCGCCTCTTCCTCGAGAGGTGA